A portion of the Magnolia sinica isolate HGM2019 chromosome 17, MsV1, whole genome shotgun sequence genome contains these proteins:
- the LOC131231298 gene encoding transcriptional regulator SUPERMAN-like encodes MERDGMNMKDGFGRNPAEPKFKDPWDYNHRYLGGFSWPPRSYTCTFCKREFRSAQALGGHMNVHRRDRARLRQSPPRVAQTSNPNPNPNPNTPNNPNPNSSSSTRPTPITYAFPTLVSSSSSLVGFSSSSPSTSSSSDAKISEMAAKVPVVGPTKTKEVVRDLFDGKDGDSVLEKREVVRLDLEIGLCRDPKIDDLDLELRLGYS; translated from the coding sequence ATGGAGAGAGATGGCATGAATATGAAAGATGGTTTTGGTAGAAACCCTGCAGAACCCAAGTTCAAAGATCCATGGGACTACAACCACAGATACCTTGGTGGCTTCTCATGGCCCCCAAGGTCCTATACATGTACCTTTTGCAAGAGAGAGTTTAGGTCAGCTCAAGCtcttgggggccacatgaatGTCCATAGAAGAGATAGAGCTAGGTTGAGACAATCACCCCCTAGGGTTGCCCAAAcctctaaccctaaccctaaccctaaccccaaCACCCCAaacaaccctaaccctaattcttCATCATCTACTAGGCCTACTCCAATCACTTATGCATTCCCCACcttggtttcttcttcttcttctcttgttggcttttcatcatcatcaccatccacttcttcttctagCGACGCCAAGATATCAGAAATGGCAGCCAAAGTGCCTGTGGTAGGCCCGACGAAGACGAAGGAGGTGGTGAGAGACTTGTTTGATGGGAAGGATGGAGATAGTGTGTTGGAGAAAAGAGAGGTTGTTAGATTGGATTTGGAGATTGGTTTGTGTAGGGACCCAAAGATCGATGAtttggatttggaacttcgacTTGGGTACTCTTGA